A stretch of Fusarium poae strain DAOMC 252244 chromosome 2, whole genome shotgun sequence DNA encodes these proteins:
- a CDS encoding hypothetical protein (MEROPS:MER0033184~BUSCO:21857at5125~CAZy:CE9) — MPIAVSPTLPKNGLTKFTNCRLLKGNDLVWDDLWVSSVNGKIIDSQASFYGGRNMPDNTIDLGGRIIAPGFIECQLNGAFGFNFSTLLDDMTEYGKNIQKVNRLLVRTGVTSYLPTITSQRPELYQKTLPYLGPSGELRIPHHGAESLGAHCEGPFLSPTKNGIHNVDVLTEAHSIEDIEQCYGRENMVPRPDGSLIPIKMITAAPERGQMMNLIPEIISRDIIYSVGHTEATYEETSQAVGKGATMITHLFNAMRPLHHRNPGVFGVLGKAESLPRPYFGIISDGIHLHPTTIKIAYSAHPDGFILVTDAMHLVGLPDGAYPWTNGDNTSNIVKRGSKLLLNDSDTIAGSSITLLECVNNFMKWTGASIPQALGAVTSTPAAMLGLQGVKGTLESGADADLVILSDGYGIRDEVGGSSEVLVLDEVWKFGESVFASAAEGKSK; from the exons ATGCCCATCGCAGTCTCGCCAACATTGCCCAAGAATGGCCTCACCAAATTCACCAACTGTCGATTGCTGAAAGGCAACGATCTGGTCTGGGATGACCTTTGGGTCAGCTCCGTCAATGGAAAGATCATTGACAGTCAGGCTTCCTTTTATGGTGGCCGTAATATGCCTGATAACACTATTGATCTCGGCGGTCGCATCATCGCCCCGGGTTTCATCGAGTGCCAGCTCAACGGTGCCTTTGGGTTCAACTTTTCAACTCTCCTCGATGACATGACCGAATACGGCAAAAACATTCAAAAGGTCAACCGTCTACTGGTTAGGACAGGGGTCACGTCCTACCTGCCAACCATCACAAGTCAACGGCCGGAACTATACCAAAAG ACACTTCCATACCTTGGCCCGTCCGGGGAACTGCGGATCCCCCACCACGGAGCCGAGTCTCTCGGAGCTCATTGTGAAGGCCCTTTCTTGAGCCCTACCAAGAACGGAATCCATAATGTCGATGTTCTCACCGAAGCTCATTCTATCGAGGATATCGAACAATGCTATGGTCGAGAAAACATGGTCCCTCGCCCTGATGGTTCTCTAATTCCCATCAAGATGATTACAGCAGCACCAGAACGCGGACAAATGATGAACCTGATCCCGGAGATCATATCAAGAGATATTATCTACTCCGTTGGCCACACCGAAGCAACATACGAAGAAACATCTCAGGCTGTCGGTAAGGGTGCTACAATGATTACGCACCTCTTCAATGCAATGCGCCCACTTCACCACCGAAACCCAGGAGTCTTTGGAGTCCTGGGCAAGGCCGAGAGCTTGCCTCGACCGTACTTCGGCATCATCTCTGACGGAATTCACTTGCATCCCACAACCATCAAGATCGCCTACAGTGCTCACCCGGATGGGTTCATTCTAGTCACAGATGCGATGCATCTTGTAGGTCTTCCTGATGGAGCTTATCCTTGGACAAATGGAGACAATACATCCAATATCGTCAAACGGGGTTCAAAGCTTCTCCTCAATGATTCCGACACTATTGCCGGAAG ctcaattactCTGCTCGAGTGTGTTAACAATTTTATGAAGTGGACTGGAGCTAGCATCCCTCAGGCCCTTGGAGCGGTGACATCAACACCTGCAGCTATGCTTGGCTTACAGGGGGTCAAAGGCACGCTAGAATCGGGTGCCGATGCAGATCTGGTGATTCTATCAGACGGGTATGGAATTCGGGACGAAGTTGGAGGATCAAGCGAAGTTCTTGTGCTGGATGAAGTGTGGAAGTTTGGCGAGAGTGTATTTGCCTCTGCTGCCGAAGGCAAGTCAAAGTGA